One segment of bacterium DNA contains the following:
- the pyrE gene encoding orotate phosphoribosyltransferase, which yields MAQDLGEMLKKYGVLREGHFLLTSGKHSDKYFEKFRILEQPPVCEAFAKVVADRFRKDSVTVVCGPTTGGVIIAYEVARQLGCRCIIAEKAEVGRKIGRGFRVGPDDRVLVVDDVMTTGGSIKETLAAVEPSGAKVVGVGVFVDRSASVDFGVPLLGAFCQQVATYEPSACPLCAKGIPLEEPGRSGKK from the coding sequence GTGGCGCAAGACCTCGGAGAGATGCTCAAGAAGTATGGTGTTCTGCGCGAGGGGCACTTTCTACTGACGTCCGGGAAGCACTCGGACAAGTACTTCGAGAAGTTCAGGATTCTCGAACAGCCTCCGGTCTGCGAGGCGTTTGCCAAGGTGGTCGCGGACCGGTTCCGCAAGGACAGCGTGACCGTCGTGTGCGGGCCCACGACCGGCGGCGTGATTATCGCCTATGAAGTCGCCCGGCAGCTTGGGTGCCGGTGCATCATCGCCGAGAAAGCAGAAGTGGGCAGGAAGATCGGCCGCGGGTTCCGCGTCGGTCCTGATGACCGCGTGTTGGTGGTCGATGACGTGATGACCACTGGCGGGTCAATCAAGGAGACACTGGCCGCCGTTGAGCCGAGCGGAGCGAAGGTCGTGGGTGTCGGAGTGTTTGTGGACCGCAGCGCCAGTGTCGACTTCGGCGTGCCGCTGCTCGGGGCATTCTGCCAGCAGGTGGCGACGTACGAGCCTTCCGCCTGTCCGTTGTGCGCGAAAGGCATCCCACTCGAAGAGCCGGGGCGCAGCGGAAAGAAATAG
- the pyrF gene encoding orotidine-5'-phosphate decarboxylase, protein MTKIVLAMNVDRIGAVALRDRIGDKVDVYKIGMDMFTTSGPAVVRDFVLDGCRVFLDLKYSDIPTVVGKAVEAASELGVSMLTVHTMGGPEMLSAAASAADKAKGTKPLVLGVTVLTSLDDVALEKISGKKQAVTDRVRSLALLAKESGCGGVVASPQEIGVVKEACGKDFVVVTPGIRMGAGGGGRGTKDDQARTLTPAEAAQAGADYIVVGRPIYEAPDPVAAIAEIREQLAVGNH, encoded by the coding sequence TTGACCAAGATTGTGCTGGCGATGAATGTTGACCGCATCGGCGCTGTCGCATTGCGCGACCGCATCGGCGACAAGGTCGACGTGTACAAGATCGGTATGGACATGTTCACGACTTCGGGGCCGGCTGTCGTGCGCGACTTCGTTCTCGACGGGTGCCGGGTATTCCTCGACCTGAAATACTCGGACATCCCGACCGTCGTGGGCAAGGCGGTCGAGGCGGCGTCCGAACTCGGGGTTTCGATGCTCACGGTCCACACCATGGGCGGGCCGGAGATGCTGTCCGCGGCTGCGAGCGCGGCCGACAAGGCCAAAGGCACGAAGCCGCTTGTGCTTGGGGTGACCGTGCTGACGAGCCTCGATGACGTGGCGCTTGAGAAGATAAGCGGCAAGAAGCAGGCGGTCACCGACCGTGTCCGCAGCCTGGCACTGCTTGCTAAAGAGTCAGGCTGCGGCGGCGTGGTCGCCTCGCCTCAGGAGATCGGAGTCGTCAAGGAGGCGTGTGGCAAGGACTTCGTCGTCGTGACGCCGGGAATCCGGATGGGGGCGGGGGGCGGGGGACGAGGGACGAAGGATGACCAGGCGCGGACGCTGACGCCTGCCGAGGCGGCGCAGGCCGGTGCGGACTACATTGTTGTGGGTAGGCCGATATATGAAGCACCGGACCCGGTCGCGGCAATCGCCGAGATAAGAGAACAATTAGCCGTTGGCAATCATTGA